The following proteins are encoded in a genomic region of Jaculus jaculus isolate mJacJac1 chromosome 13, mJacJac1.mat.Y.cur, whole genome shotgun sequence:
- the LOC101594050 gene encoding histone H4 yields MSGRGKGGKGLGKGGAKRHRKVLRDNIQGITKPAIRRLARRGGVKRISGLIYEETRGVLKVFLENVIRDAVTYTEHAKRKTVTAMDVVYALKRQGRTLYGFGG; encoded by the coding sequence ATGTCTGGTCGTGGCAAAGGCGGGAAGGGCCTGGGCAAGGGCGGCGCCAAGCGGCACCGCAAGGTCCTGCGCGACAACATCCAGGGCATCACCAAGCCCGCCATCCGGCGCCTGGCCCGCCGCGGCGGCGTCAAGCGCATCTCGGGCCTCATCTACGAGGAGACCCGCGGCGTGCTGAAGGTCTTCCTGGAGAACGTGATCCGCGACGCCGTCACGTACACGGAGCACGCCAAGCGCAAGACGGTCACGGCCATGGACGTGGTGTACGCGCTCAAGCGCCAGGGCCGCACGCTCTACGGCTTCGGCGGCTGA